The DNA segment AGCTTCTCGTAGTTTGATCTCTGCTCTTCAACGGTCGTGTCCCAACCTTTCCAACGGTTCTCGTAGTTTACTGGTGGACCAGATAAGACCCAGAAGCCACCAGGTCTTAGGATACGGTGAATTTCCAGAAGATAGACACCACCTGAGAAAGCAGAAACGAGACATAAGTTTCAGTTTCAAGATAGATTCTTAATTCATCAGAAACAGTTAATTACCAAATTCAGTCCATGGAATAAGGCATCTTGAGCAGTGAGCCATATCGAATGAATTTGAAGGGAAAGGGAGACGTTGAGTTGAAATGATGCCGAGAATCGCAGGGATTCCACGTTCTAGAGCAAACTGGACTTGAGCTTCGTGATTATCTCTCGGGGCGAGTGACACCGTGAGGATACCACGGTCCAACAAGTCTCCTCCCCAGCTCGCAACCTTTAAAACAGAGCAAAatctaggaagttgaagaaaggaacctctaatattattttttgcaaGTTAAATTCAAGGAAGTATATAAACTCACCCCACAACCAGTGTCAATGGCAGTTCGTATAGTCCCATCTTTCATTTCAGGGATCAAATCTTGCATCAGATCGACGTAAGCACTAACTCCATTTGGAAACATTGTACCTCCACCAGGGAAAATGAACTTTTCACCCTCTTTCTTTAGCCAATGCTGGTTAGATTTCTGCTTGTTAATCCAATCATATGGCACATTCCTGAGATTAAATCAATTCAAATAGCCAATTAACTTCAATGATCTGAGGACAAGAGAGACCTAGAGAAGCAAGTAAAACGAGAGGTGGAATAACTGAACAACATTTACCTGTACCAACATTCTTCTTTGCTCTTTGGCCATCTTATTGGTGGTTTATACCCATTAGGAGGAGGAACAAGACATTGCTTTCTATCAAACACAGGAGGACAATGGCGTTCCATGAAAGTAAGCCTGTGAGTACCATACTTCTTCCATTTCTGCCACCATGCAAAAAAATGAATTCAAAACATTAGCTATAGCCTTTTAACAGATTCAAGCACCAACGACTAAATAAAACttagaaaaaaaggaaaatcaaaTATACCCTTGGATCCGTGCAGGGAGTGTAGTCTTGGTAGTCACTGCTACACTCGGAGAAAGACACAGACTTGACTTGAAGAGAGTTGTCAACATCTAATGAAGATCCAGTTTTCGCAACGTTACTAACTTCGACTATGTTCTTCCCATAGTAAAGTCCACCAAGATAGAACGAAAGCCCGCAGAGCAGAATCAGTAACACAGTCTTGGGCAAGACCTTCAATGAACCTTTCTCAGCTTTCTCGTACTTCTCATCCTTATACTTCATCGTCTTTGGACTTAAGTTAAAGATACAAACAGAATCCTTTCTCTAAGAACACCTGCAAAATTTACAGCAAACTCTGCTCAGAAATGGTTTCGGGGTTAATAACAAGAACCAGTACCTGCAGTACTTAGAACAAACTCAAAAGGTCAAACAACAGAATCATATAAAAGCATGACTAGACAAGAACAGAATCAAACACTGACATTTACGAAAGAGAACCTTTTTTTCATTTCAGcttgaataaaaaaacaaacgaTGGGTGCCAGTCATGTAAACAAACGTAAGATGGAGATCTAAAAGGAACAACAATCTCTACAACATAATAGCCGACATGTAAAGATCGCTGCTTTAATGTTTCTCACATGGTGTTTGCAATAAAACTCGAATGACAACAACTGGAtcggtttttttttaaaatatataaaaagataataaatgCAGACACATGAAATGAATTCTAAATTACGATAAAGTTAAAAACTGTTACACTTTCGCATTAAAAGTCTGCAAACAAATCTGCACAAGAGaacataagaaaagaaaaaaaagctaGCAGACGACAGCTAAAAAGCACACACAAAAGGAGGGCATTAGATTAGCATTTAATCATTACTTGGTAGAGACGGAAGCTCATTTAATCTTTAACTTTATTAACATTTTGTGAAACCAATAAtcgaaaacaaataaattagtaaaaaataaagaaattaacAACGAATTACACTCACAAACACAAAATCGAAACTGAAATGAATCTGTAGAAATACAAAATAACAGTGAGGACACATGGATCTTAAGAAATGTTTAGATCTGGGCTTTTACCAATAGTCGTCGTCGAGCTACAATAATAGATAACAGTGAGGATCCATGAAGaacaccaaagaaaaaaaacgaataTAATTGAATGAGAGACGAAGGTGTAAGTTTGTACCCTAGATTCGAGTAATCCTCCCTCCCTCCCCCTCTATTTCTGGATTCGGAGCTCGATTTAGGATTTTTCCGATTCGAATGGTCTCCTCTCGACTTGGAGGATTTTTCGGCGACCGAAGAGACtctgattctctctctctctctctctcgatttcgattttgaagtctaaatgggagagagagatgagagattGCAGAGAAGCTAACGTTTACATATAtagcttcttcctcttctctcttcttcctaTGGATATTTTATGCgtgttaatttaaaaaaaaaaaacaaaatcaattattttatatttttctctcttttttttggttcactctctctctctcattttctatctttttccttctttttaattaattctGACTACTAATTTCTCATAATTTCACTgttggtttttgtttgtttttatttaattattgaaTGTCGATGAAagcaaataacaaaataatagtCACATGTTGTTTGTTAATTATTGGAATCATGTTCTCTACTAAAATACTTTCCGGTGGATATCACTTCACTAATTAATAGTATATCAGAAATGATATGTATACGAGAACTCAAATCATCTGTATCAGTTCCAAAATtgcttatatataatatactctatacattttaaattaattacggtctaaattaaaacaaaaatttaagtgTCGATATACGTTTTTCAatgtatttaattattaattttcaaattttatttctattttttatcttattaataaacacaatcaaataaaataatgtattaattggagtgaaataaattttaatgatttttttagtttatgaggaaaaa comes from the Brassica rapa cultivar Chiifu-401-42 chromosome A01, CAAS_Brap_v3.01, whole genome shotgun sequence genome and includes:
- the LOC103857117 gene encoding probable methyltransferase PMT21 isoform X1 encodes the protein MKYKDEKYEKAEKGSLKVLPKTVLLILLCGLSFYLGGLYYGKNIVEVSNVAKTGSSLDVDNSLQVKSVSFSECSSDYQDYTPCTDPRKWKKYGTHRLTFMERHCPPVFDRKQCLVPPPNGYKPPIRWPKSKEECWYRNVPYDWINKQKSNQHWLKKEGEKFIFPGGGTMFPNGVSAYVDLMQDLIPEMKDGTIRTAIDTGCGVASWGGDLLDRGILTVSLAPRDNHEAQVQFALERGIPAILGIISTQRLPFPSNSFDMAHCSRCLIPWTEFGGVYLLEIHRILRPGGFWVLSGPPVNYENRWKGWDTTVEEQRSNYEKLQDLLTSMCFKLYAKKDDIAVWQKSPDNMCYNKLSNDPDAYPPKCDDSLEPDSAWYTPLRPCVVVPSPKLKKTDLESTPKWPERLHSTPERISDVPGGNGGLFKRDDSKWKTRAKHYKKLLPAVGSDKIRNVMDMNTAYGGLAAALVDDPLWVMNVVSSYAANTLPVVFDRGLIGTYHDWCEAFSTYPRTYDLLHVDGLFTSENQRCEMKYVMLEMDRILRPNGYAIIRESSYFADTIASVAKELRWSCRKEKTESESESEKLLICQKKLWYSSNSTSETK
- the LOC103857117 gene encoding probable methyltransferase PMT21 isoform X2; this encodes MKYKDEKYEKAEKGSLKVLPKTVLLILLCGLSFYLGGLYYGKNIVEVSNVAKTGSSLDVDNSLQVKSVSFSECSSDYQDYTPCTDPRKWKKYGTHRLTFMERHCPPVFDRKQCLVPPPNGYKPPIRWPKSKEECWYRNVPYDWINKQKSNQHWLKKEGEKFIFPGGGTMFPNGVSAYVDLMQDLIPEMKDGTIRTAIDTGCGVASWGGDLLDRGILTVSLAPRDNHEAQVQFALERGIPAILGIISTQRLPFPSNSFDMAHCSRCLIPWTEFGGVYLLEIHRILRPGGFWVLSGPPVNYENRWKGWDTTVEEQRSNYEKLQDLLTSMCFKLYAKKDDIAVWQKSPDNMCYNKLSNDPDAYPPKCDDSLEPDSAWYTPLRPCVVVPSPKLKKTDLESTPKWPERLHSTPERISDVPGGNGGLFKRDDSKWKTRAKHYKKLLPAVGSDKIRNVMDMNTAYGGLAAALVDDPLWVMNVVSSYAANTLPVVFDRGLIGTYHDW